The Anoplopoma fimbria isolate UVic2021 breed Golden Eagle Sablefish chromosome 5, Afim_UVic_2022, whole genome shotgun sequence genome contains a region encoding:
- the LOC129091688 gene encoding growth/differentiation factor 10-like, translating to MGFHPRTSTMASRLLHALHVLLVLESSWGKLVSEDLGGAVRQGAGVSAAVEQRVNRDMVSINMFKVYEKYSKEPQSQRDANTVRSYKAVPRVLHGKEVFQFNLSTIQESELILLASFHFLYKRPRHHQRPWRFRKPRHPSSGLQHPYTPSPQLFFHGSSSTNSAFATPLGNISLAPFKKGSWQTRDVTVLLKHARDVKQLVVTVEFEMGFGEGRGQQRSPQGEERLYPANLPYILVYADDQAIDEPNSVAMSLQRYGPFPSPEDASSSASASRIRRELLQMQTNDIPEVQYNTLKNHELWQNTYFPAKAKALVKPGRKHGLESSEGLGKPQVLSFDERTMKKARRRQWSEPRVCSRRYLRVDFADIGWSEWVLAPKSFDAYYCAGACGFPIPKVVRPSNHATIQSIVRAVGIVPGVPEPCCVPEKMSPLSVLFLDTNRNMALKVYPGMSVDTCACR from the exons atgggATTTCATCCAAGAACATCAACCATGGCGAGCAGGCTTCTTCACGCTCTGCATGTGTTACTGGTTCTGGAGTCGAGTTGGGGTAAACTTGTGTCTGAGGATCTCGGTGGAGCCGTGCGTCAAGGTGCCGGAGTCTCAGCGGCTGTGGAGCAGCGCGTCAACCGGGACATGGTCTCCATCAACATGTTCAAAGTGTACGAGAAGTACAGCAAAGAGCCGCAGAGCCAGAGGGACGCAAACACCGTGAGGAGTTACAAGGCTGTCCCGA GAGTCTTGCATGGCAAAGAAGTGTTCCAGTTCAACCTGTCCACCATTCAAGAATCAGAGCTCATACTCCTCgcctcttttcatttcctctacAAGCGGCCCCGCCACCACCAGCGACCGTGGCGTTTCCGAAAGCCTCGCCACCCATCCAGCGGCCTCCAGCATCCCTATACTCCCTCCCCGCAGCTCTTCTTCCACGGATCCTCTTCCACAAACTCAGCTTTTGCAACACCACTGGGGAACATATCTCTGGCTCCTTTCAAGAAAGGCTCTTGGCAAACAAGGGATGTAACGGTGCTGCTGAAACACGCCAGGGATGTCAAACAGCTTGTGGTCACGGTGGAGTTTGAAATGGGGTTCGGGGAGGGTCGGGGACAGCAAAGGAGCCCTCAAGGCGAAGAGCGCCTCTATCCAGCCAACCTGCCGTACATCTTGGTATACGCTGACGATCAAGCCATAGATGAGCCGAACAGCGTGGCCATGTCGCTCCAGAGGTACGGGCCCTTTCCTTCCCCTGAGGACGCGTCCTCCTCAGCCTCAGCTTCAAGGATCCGGAGGGAGCTTCTCCAGATGCAAACCAACGACATTCCAGAGGTCCAGTACAACACCTTGAAGAATCATGAGCTGTGGCAGAACACGTACTTCCCGGCGAAAGCCAAAGCATTAGTGAAACCAGGAAGGAAGCACGGTCTGGAGAGCAGCGAGGGCCTAGGAAAGCCCCAGGTGCTGAGCTTCGACGAGAGGACTATGAAGAAGGCCAGGAGGAGACAGTGGAGCGAGCCCAGGGTTTGCTCCAGGCGCTACCTCAGGGTGGACTTCGCCGACATCGGCTGGAGCGAGTGGGTTTTGGCGCCAAAGTCATTTGACGCCTACTACTGCGCAGGGGCCTGCGGATTCCCCATCCCTAAG GTGGTGCGTCCTTCCAATCACGCCACCATCCAGAGCATCGTCAGAGCGGTTGGAATCGTCCCTGGCGTCCCCGAGCCGTGCTGTGTTCCAGAAAAGATGAGTCCCCTCAGCGTCCTTTTCCTCGACACAAACAGGAATATGGCGCTAAAGGTTTACCCCGGCATGTCGGTAGATACCTGTGCCTGTCGGTAG